Proteins from a genomic interval of Paenibacillus lentus:
- the cas8c gene encoding type I-C CRISPR-associated protein Cas8c/Csd1 yields MSWLLHLYETYESNLDRVGEIEKRYNDREYTLLPISHTTQNAHIEVEVTEDGEFHSAFIIDKKDASTLIPCTEESASRAGSKIAPYPLHDKLSYVAGDFVAYGGQIKKEEPYAYYIKQLESWAQSPYATAKVRSIYNYLKKGQLIQDLVHVKILCVDADNKLIEKWDKKYEPLYPEKPLIFSTVAGGQDSAFIRFNVHSPKEILTKVWKDREMYDSFIKYYQDLLGSEDICYVTGQKLPSTDRHANKIRNAADKAKLISANDTSGFTFRGRFSQSNEVASISYEVSQKAHNALKWLINRQAKIIDQRVFLVWGNDMPEVADPTEDTFSIDPTPVTLVQKKSFTNQELASEISKALDGYRNDVTSKSEVNIMILDSATTGRMAVLYYRHMNKELYLDRLVKWHSSCAWLHRYRKNEQGEFVQFYGAPATKDIAFAAYGPRANEKIVKGLMERLLPCIVDDLKIPQDIVTSVYQRASNPVSMEKWEWEKTLSIACALINRQEGFKLALDTESNDRDYLFGRLLAVADVLERSALGREETRASNAIRYMNAFSRHPSRTWMTIQQSLQPYQARLGTKANYYSKIIDEVASRIKLEEFNNKPLSGKYLLGFYSQRHELYQKRENNKDVVEASNEEEKSI; encoded by the coding sequence ATGAGTTGGTTATTGCATTTGTATGAAACTTATGAATCGAATCTGGATCGCGTCGGGGAAATCGAAAAAAGATACAATGACCGTGAATATACTCTACTACCTATCTCCCATACAACGCAGAATGCGCATATTGAAGTAGAAGTTACAGAAGATGGAGAGTTTCACTCCGCGTTCATTATTGATAAAAAGGATGCGAGCACTCTCATTCCGTGCACAGAGGAATCGGCAAGTCGCGCTGGTTCAAAAATAGCGCCTTATCCGCTGCACGATAAATTAAGCTATGTTGCTGGGGATTTTGTCGCCTATGGTGGCCAGATCAAGAAAGAAGAGCCTTATGCATATTATATCAAGCAACTGGAAAGCTGGGCTCAGTCTCCTTATGCTACAGCCAAGGTTCGCAGCATTTATAACTACTTAAAAAAAGGTCAATTAATACAAGACCTAGTCCATGTGAAGATTTTATGCGTTGATGCGGATAACAAGCTAATTGAGAAATGGGATAAAAAATACGAGCCGCTGTATCCGGAGAAACCTCTTATTTTCTCAACAGTAGCCGGGGGGCAAGACAGTGCCTTTATCCGCTTCAATGTGCACTCTCCCAAAGAAATTTTGACAAAAGTGTGGAAAGATCGGGAGATGTATGATTCCTTTATTAAATACTACCAGGACTTATTAGGCAGTGAAGATATTTGTTATGTAACGGGTCAAAAGCTGCCGAGCACGGACAGGCATGCGAATAAAATCAGGAACGCAGCGGATAAGGCTAAGCTTATCTCGGCTAATGATACTAGCGGATTTACGTTTAGAGGTCGTTTTAGCCAGAGTAATGAAGTTGCCAGTATCAGTTACGAGGTATCCCAAAAGGCTCATAACGCCTTAAAGTGGCTGATTAACCGACAAGCCAAAATTATAGATCAACGCGTATTTCTGGTATGGGGCAACGACATGCCGGAGGTGGCAGATCCAACAGAAGACACATTCTCCATTGATCCCACGCCTGTTACGTTGGTACAAAAAAAGTCATTTACAAACCAGGAGCTTGCGAGTGAGATATCTAAGGCATTGGATGGTTATCGAAACGATGTTACATCGAAATCCGAGGTCAATATTATGATTCTTGACTCGGCCACCACTGGACGAATGGCTGTATTATACTACCGCCATATGAATAAGGAACTGTATTTGGACAGGCTGGTGAAGTGGCATTCGTCTTGTGCCTGGCTGCATCGTTATCGGAAGAATGAACAAGGTGAATTTGTTCAATTTTATGGAGCACCAGCTACCAAGGATATTGCATTCGCAGCGTATGGGCCGCGAGCTAATGAGAAAATCGTAAAAGGATTAATGGAGCGCCTGCTGCCATGCATTGTGGATGATCTGAAAATTCCCCAGGATATTGTGACCAGTGTATATCAGCGGGCTTCCAATCCAGTTTCTATGGAGAAATGGGAGTGGGAGAAGACTTTGAGTATTGCCTGCGCCCTAATTAATAGACAGGAGGGATTCAAGTTGGCATTAGACACAGAAAGTAATGATCGGGATTATCTATTCGGACGACTATTGGCGGTAGCAGATGTTCTTGAACGATCCGCACTTGGGCGGGAAGAGACGCGGGCGAGCAATGCCATTCGTTATATGAACGCATTTTCAAGACATCCGTCCAGAACCTGGATGACGATTCAGCAAAGCTTGCAGCCGTACCAGGCTCGGTTGGGGACGAAGGCAAACTATTATTCTAAAATCATTGATGAAGTGGCATCTAGAATAAAGCTCGAAGAATTTAACAACAAACCACTATCTGGAAAATACTTATTGGGTTTCTATAGTCAACGCCACGAACTCTATCAGAAGAGGGAAAATAATAAAGATGTTGTAGAAGCATCTAATGAAGAGGAGAAATCAATATGA
- the cas7c gene encoding type I-C CRISPR-associated protein Cas7/Csd2 — MTILDHKIDFAVVLSVTNANPNGDPLNGNRPRQNYDGHGEISDVAIKRKIRNRLQDMGESIFVQSNDRKSDSFNSLRERADANTELEKILKSKTSSSDDFARIACQEWLDVRSFGQVFAFKSSDKSGGVSVGVRGPVSIHTAVSVDPINITSMQITKSVNSEPGKERGSDTMGMKHRVDFGFYVFYGSINTQLAEKTGFTKEDANKIKQALVTLFENDASAARPDGSMEIHKVYWWEHKSKLGQYSSAKVHRSLKVTSRSEEPKSIEDYSLELIELEGLKVDVIDGL; from the coding sequence ATGACCATTCTAGATCATAAAATAGATTTTGCGGTAGTTCTATCCGTGACGAATGCCAATCCCAATGGTGATCCTTTAAACGGAAATCGTCCAAGACAAAATTATGATGGTCACGGTGAAATTTCGGATGTTGCGATCAAACGCAAAATCAGGAACCGTCTACAGGACATGGGAGAATCCATATTTGTTCAGTCCAATGACCGTAAGTCAGATTCGTTTAACAGTTTGAGAGAAAGGGCGGATGCAAACACAGAATTGGAGAAAATTCTAAAGTCCAAGACCAGTTCGAGTGATGATTTTGCTAGGATAGCATGTCAGGAATGGCTGGATGTTCGCAGTTTTGGCCAAGTGTTTGCGTTTAAAAGCTCCGACAAGAGCGGGGGTGTCTCTGTCGGTGTAAGAGGGCCAGTATCCATTCACACTGCTGTTAGCGTTGATCCGATTAATATTACAAGTATGCAAATTACGAAAAGCGTCAATTCTGAGCCGGGTAAAGAGCGTGGTTCAGATACGATGGGCATGAAGCATCGCGTAGACTTCGGGTTTTATGTTTTTTATGGAAGTATTAATACGCAATTGGCTGAGAAAACGGGGTTCACGAAAGAAGATGCGAACAAGATTAAGCAGGCGCTGGTCACTCTGTTTGAAAATGATGCATCGGCGGCGAGACCGGATGGAAGTATGGAAATTCATAAGGTCTATTGGTGGGAACATAAATCGAAGCTTGGCCAGTATTCTTCTGCCAAAGTCCATCGTTCGCTAAAGGTGACGTCTCGGTCGGAAGAGCCGAAATCGATCGAGGACTATTCGCTGGAACTTATTGAATTAGAAGGACTAAAGGTTGATGTGATAGATGGCCTCTAA
- the cas4 gene encoding CRISPR-associated protein Cas4 produces MASKEDDDYLMLSGIQHFQFCKRQWALIHIEQQWEENVRTIEGQYLHQKADQPFIREKRGDKLIVRAMPVKSAELKITGVCDVVEFIRDDKGVEIQGADGKYRAYPIEYKRGKPKLNDADLLQLTAQAICLEEMLLCNIDKGFMFYNEIKHRLEVGITAEMKDKVRMLVSEMQDYYIRRLTPKVKTGSFCKSCSLHLICLPELMNKRSVKSYIEGKIKE; encoded by the coding sequence ATGGCCTCTAAGGAAGATGACGATTACCTCATGTTATCGGGGATACAGCATTTTCAATTTTGCAAACGACAATGGGCGCTTATTCATATTGAGCAGCAATGGGAAGAGAACGTGAGAACGATTGAAGGACAATATCTCCATCAGAAGGCGGATCAGCCATTTATTAGGGAGAAGCGTGGGGACAAACTCATTGTAAGAGCAATGCCCGTCAAGTCTGCTGAACTTAAGATCACAGGTGTATGCGATGTAGTAGAGTTCATTAGGGATGATAAGGGAGTAGAGATCCAAGGTGCTGATGGGAAATATCGAGCTTACCCGATTGAATACAAACGGGGAAAACCAAAATTAAATGATGCTGACTTATTGCAACTAACTGCTCAGGCTATATGCCTGGAAGAAATGCTGTTATGCAATATAGACAAAGGTTTTATGTTTTACAATGAAATAAAGCATAGACTCGAGGTTGGAATCACTGCGGAAATGAAAGATAAAGTGAGAATGCTCGTTTCCGAAATGCAGGATTACTATATTCGCAGACTGACACCGAAAGTCAAGACGGGTTCTTTTTGCAAAAGCTGTTCCCTTCATTTGATTTGTTTGCCAGAATTGATGAATAAAAGGTCTGTGAAGAGTTATATTGAAGGGAAAATCAAGGAATGA
- the cas1c gene encoding type I-C CRISPR-associated endonuclease Cas1c — protein MKKLLNTLFITQPDVYLSLDGDNVVLLKEQEKLGRLPLHNLESIVAFGYTGASPAFMGYCADRNISLVFLTMSGRFLARVIGASKGNVVLRKKQYLLSENESLSAKIARNFIVGKIFNHKWMIERMTRDYPLRLNVDQFKEVSQHLSSIMMDVRVCEDLERLRGLEGQAAVSYNALLDQMILQQKEHFHFRIRSRRPPLDNVNAMLSLAYTLLANDTASALEAVGLDAYVGFLHRDRPGRASLALDVMEELRGIYADKFVLTLINKKIVNHEDFLHKENGAVIMTDEARKKFLAAWQNKKQEKITHPYLGEKISWGLVPYAQALLLARHLRNDLDEYPPFLWK, from the coding sequence ATGAAGAAGCTGCTGAATACGCTATTTATTACGCAACCCGATGTCTATTTATCCTTAGATGGAGATAATGTTGTTCTTCTCAAAGAGCAGGAGAAGCTCGGAAGGTTGCCGCTTCACAATCTGGAATCCATCGTAGCATTTGGTTATACGGGGGCAAGTCCAGCATTTATGGGGTATTGTGCAGACAGGAACATTTCATTGGTGTTTCTTACCATGAGTGGAAGATTTCTCGCTAGAGTCATTGGTGCAAGCAAAGGTAATGTAGTTCTGCGGAAGAAACAATACCTACTTTCGGAAAACGAGTCGCTATCCGCTAAAATTGCCCGGAATTTCATTGTAGGAAAAATTTTCAATCATAAATGGATGATTGAGAGAATGACCCGGGACTACCCATTGCGTTTAAATGTAGATCAATTTAAGGAAGTGTCCCAGCACCTATCGTCAATCATGATGGATGTACGAGTATGCGAAGATCTGGAGCGATTAAGGGGCTTGGAGGGGCAAGCGGCTGTAAGCTACAATGCATTGCTGGATCAAATGATCCTGCAGCAGAAAGAACATTTTCATTTCCGTATCCGCTCAAGAAGACCGCCATTGGATAACGTAAATGCTATGCTGTCGCTAGCTTATACTTTGTTAGCTAACGATACGGCATCCGCCTTAGAAGCGGTAGGACTTGATGCATATGTTGGTTTCTTACATCGGGATCGCCCCGGACGAGCTTCTCTAGCCTTAGATGTCATGGAAGAGCTACGAGGAATCTACGCTGACAAGTTCGTTCTGACTTTAATTAACAAGAAAATTGTGAATCATGAGGACTTCCTTCATAAAGAGAATGGTGCTGTGATCATGACGGATGAAGCAAGAAAAAAATTCTTAGCAGCTTGGCAGAACAAGAAGCAAGAGAAGATTACACACCCGTATCTTGGCGAGAAAATTTCTTGGGGACTCGTGCCCTATGCACAGGCATTGCTGCTGGCGCGTCATTTACGTAATGACTTGGATGAATATCCTCCATTTCTATGGAAGTAG
- the cas2 gene encoding CRISPR-associated endonuclease Cas2, whose product MLVLITYDVSTVSSAGQRRLRRVSKVCQNYGQRVQNSVFECVVDAAQFATLKLKLMDIIDPDQDSLRFYQLGNNYKNKVEHIGVKESLDLEGPLIL is encoded by the coding sequence ATGCTAGTATTAATTACGTATGATGTAAGTACGGTGAGCAGTGCGGGGCAGCGCAGATTACGAAGGGTATCCAAGGTATGCCAAAACTATGGACAGCGCGTGCAAAACTCAGTATTTGAATGCGTGGTTGATGCCGCTCAATTTGCAACTCTAAAGTTAAAGCTTATGGATATTATTGATCCTGATCAGGATAGCCTTCGCTTCTACCAGCTTGGGAATAACTATAAGAATAAGGTTGAGCATATTGGTGTCAAAGAGTCACTAGATTTGGAAGGGCCCCTAATTTTGTAA